The following are encoded in a window of Kitasatospora fiedleri genomic DNA:
- a CDS encoding phosphotransferase — translation MSRLPGRALRGTVLTDEHLDALARAVRRLHRAVPAELVARLPNRRWDVRQSAEAIRDRAAGAAAVGGGAPEVLRALAAGLRWLDRAQAGLCADGPAAAPVLGQADGNLANFLWDGTGVRLVDFEDSGRSDHPYELAEVVEHVSSWVDTDLDAAAFLSRFDLSPAEDRRLLECRRLLALLWLVFLAGDPGTALRNPPDTPARQARRLLALLDCAEPPG, via the coding sequence ATGTCGCGGCTGCCGGGCCGCGCGCTGCGCGGCACCGTGCTGACGGACGAGCACCTGGACGCGCTGGCCCGCGCGGTGCGGCGGCTGCACCGGGCGGTGCCCGCCGAGCTGGTCGCCCGGCTGCCGAACCGGCGCTGGGACGTCCGGCAGTCCGCCGAGGCGATCCGGGACCGGGCCGCCGGGGCCGCCGCGGTGGGGGGCGGCGCCCCCGAGGTGCTGCGGGCCCTGGCGGCGGGCCTGCGCTGGCTGGACCGCGCGCAGGCCGGGCTCTGCGCGGACGGCCCGGCGGCGGCGCCCGTGCTGGGGCAGGCCGACGGCAACCTGGCCAACTTCCTCTGGGACGGCACCGGCGTCCGGCTGGTCGACTTCGAGGACTCCGGGCGCTCCGACCACCCGTACGAGCTGGCCGAGGTGGTCGAGCACGTCTCGTCCTGGGTGGACACCGACCTGGACGCGGCGGCCTTCCTGTCCCGCTTCGACCTCTCCCCCGCCGAGGACCGCCGCCTGTTGGAGTGCCGCCGCCTGCTGGCCCTGCTCTGGCTGGTCTTCCTCGCCGGCGACCCCGGCACCGCGCTCCGCAACCCGCCGGACACGCCCGCCCGCCAGGCGCGGCGCCTGCTCGCCCTGCTGGACTGCGCCGAGCCGCCCGGCTGA
- a CDS encoding 2-dehydropantoate 2-reductase yields MNPALPLRIAVFGAGSIGCRLGGALAARADVTLIGRPAAMAELDRAGLTLTGPGDRRLHARPRTATDASAAAGADYVLVTVKSADTAAAARLLDPHLDGRTTVVSFQNGLHNARVLREALPGRTVLAGMVPYNVVRTGPASFHQGTGGQLVLERADAARRFAAVAGSAGLPVGLRTDMPRVQAAKLLMNLNNAVNALSGRPLREQLGSRPYRLVLARCQREALAVFAAAGLSPARLTPVPPQWMPSVLGLPDAVFRRVAAASLRVDARARSSMWEDLQRGRPTEVDELQGEVVALAGRHRLPAPANRRLLDLVHAAEAAGTPPAWSGAELLAALDALP; encoded by the coding sequence GTGAATCCCGCACTGCCGCTGCGGATCGCCGTCTTCGGGGCGGGCAGCATCGGCTGCCGGCTGGGCGGGGCGCTGGCCGCCCGGGCCGACGTGACGCTGATCGGGCGGCCCGCCGCGATGGCCGAGCTGGACCGGGCGGGGCTGACCCTGACCGGGCCGGGCGACCGCCGGCTGCACGCCCGGCCGCGCACCGCCACCGACGCCTCGGCCGCGGCGGGCGCCGACTACGTGCTGGTGACCGTCAAGTCCGCAGACACCGCGGCCGCGGCCCGGCTGCTCGACCCGCACCTGGACGGCCGGACCACCGTGGTCAGCTTCCAGAACGGCCTGCACAACGCGCGGGTGCTGCGCGAGGCGCTGCCCGGCCGGACGGTGCTGGCCGGGATGGTGCCGTACAACGTGGTGCGGACCGGTCCGGCCTCGTTCCACCAGGGCACCGGCGGGCAGCTGGTGCTCGAACGGGCGGACGCCGCGCGGCGGTTCGCGGCGGTGGCGGGGTCGGCCGGGCTGCCGGTGGGGCTGCGCACGGACATGCCGCGGGTGCAGGCCGCGAAGCTGCTGATGAACCTCAACAACGCCGTCAACGCGCTCTCCGGCCGGCCGCTGCGCGAGCAGCTCGGCAGCCGCCCGTACCGGCTGGTGCTGGCCCGCTGCCAGCGCGAGGCGCTGGCGGTGTTCGCGGCGGCGGGGCTGTCCCCGGCCCGGTTGACGCCCGTCCCGCCGCAGTGGATGCCGTCCGTCCTGGGCCTGCCGGACGCGGTGTTCCGCCGGGTCGCGGCGGCGAGTCTGCGGGTGGACGCGCGGGCCCGCTCCTCGATGTGGGAGGACCTCCAGCGCGGCCGCCCCACCGAGGTGGACGAGCTCCAGGGCGAGGTCGTCGCGCTGGCCGGGCGCCACCGGCTGCCGGCCCCCGCCAACCGGCGCCTGCTCGACCTGGTGCACGCGGCCGAGGCCGCCGGTACGCCACCCGCATGGTCCGGTGCCGAACTGCTCGCGGCCCTGGACGCGCTGCCGTAG
- a CDS encoding GNAT family N-acetyltransferase produces the protein MIGAALSLDQPGSGDGYVESLAVDRDHRNRGIARHLLQHAFRACREAGLSHCTLWTHSGTGALDLYLKVGMTVRYTSVVLEKTLPLP, from the coding sequence GTGATCGGCGCGGCCCTGTCGCTGGACCAGCCCGGCAGCGGGGACGGGTACGTGGAGAGCCTCGCCGTCGACCGCGACCACCGCAACCGCGGCATCGCCCGCCACCTGCTCCAGCACGCCTTCCGGGCCTGCCGGGAGGCCGGGCTGAGCCACTGCACGCTGTGGACGCACTCCGGCACGGGCGCGCTCGACCTGTACCTCAAGGTCGGCATGACGGTCCGTTACACCTCGGTGGTACTGGAGAAGACCCTCCCGCTGCCGTGA
- a CDS encoding PP2C family protein-serine/threonine phosphatase, whose protein sequence is MPTITDDSDSHRSRPMLGTVVRLSPFLLIALSAAADAETPAGQRYDRFVVAAPALAAATWGPLGTLLIGLLAVVAEVVLALIRDDKVGAAAASVIAATVTVTLAASYTSGMRVRRERDLALVRSVARTAQQVVLRPLPDRLNDVDLALYYSAAAEQAQIGGDLYEAVRTPFGVRIILGDVQGKGLPAVEMAAALLGSFREAAYDAKDLPALARRLETGLQRYAERASSPDAAERFATALLLEIPADRPEAHLLNCGHPPPVLLRADGAVLPVEPEVPLPPLNLSALLASDYRARTLPFGPGDRVLLYTDGVSESRDRRGEFYPLTERLARWSAEPGTVLLEHLRGDLRRYAGGPADDDVAALLATRLPPPTGTAVPDA, encoded by the coding sequence ATGCCCACCATCACCGACGACTCCGACTCCCACCGGTCCCGTCCGATGCTCGGCACGGTCGTCCGGCTGTCGCCGTTCCTGCTGATCGCGCTGTCGGCGGCGGCGGACGCCGAGACCCCGGCCGGGCAGCGCTACGACCGGTTCGTGGTGGCGGCACCCGCCCTCGCCGCGGCGACCTGGGGCCCGCTGGGGACGCTGCTGATCGGCCTGCTCGCGGTGGTCGCCGAGGTGGTGCTGGCGCTGATCCGGGACGACAAGGTCGGCGCGGCGGCCGCCTCGGTGATCGCCGCCACCGTCACGGTCACCCTGGCCGCCTCGTACACCTCCGGGATGCGGGTGCGCCGCGAACGCGACCTGGCGCTGGTGCGCTCGGTGGCGCGGACCGCCCAGCAGGTGGTGCTGCGCCCGCTGCCGGACCGGCTGAACGACGTCGACCTGGCGCTGTACTACAGCGCGGCGGCGGAGCAGGCGCAGATCGGCGGCGACCTGTACGAGGCGGTGCGCACGCCGTTCGGGGTGCGGATCATCCTGGGCGACGTGCAGGGCAAGGGCCTGCCCGCGGTGGAGATGGCGGCGGCGCTGCTCGGCTCGTTCCGGGAGGCCGCGTACGACGCGAAGGACCTGCCCGCGCTGGCCCGCCGGCTGGAGACCGGCCTGCAACGGTACGCCGAACGGGCCTCCTCGCCGGACGCGGCGGAGCGGTTCGCCACCGCCCTGCTGCTGGAGATCCCGGCCGACCGGCCGGAGGCGCACCTGCTGAACTGCGGCCACCCGCCGCCGGTGCTGCTGCGGGCGGACGGCGCGGTGCTGCCGGTCGAGCCGGAGGTGCCGCTGCCGCCGCTGAACCTGTCGGCGCTGCTGGCCAGCGACTACCGGGCCCGCACCCTGCCGTTCGGGCCGGGCGACCGGGTGCTGCTGTACACCGACGGCGTCAGCGAGAGCCGGGACCGGCGCGGCGAGTTCTACCCGCTGACCGAACGGCTGGCCCGCTGGAGCGCCGAACCGGGCACGGTGCTGCTGGAGCACCTCCGCGGCGACCTGCGCCGCTACGCGGGCGGCCCCGCCGACGACGACGTGGCCGCCCTGCTGGCCACCCGGCTGCCCCCGCCCACCGGCACGGCCGTCCCGGACGCCTGA
- a CDS encoding GNAT family N-acetyltransferase, translated as MAQPLVLPAGYTARALDPERDLLDVLDLLTTCEWALHGAGATEADRGEVAAVLARPGFDPAADTLLVHAPDGRPAAWAWSDRRCECRVHPAHRGRRIGTALLGWMESRAVEQGVGKLVQVVADLDPVGLTMLRTYGYRPKGASWLLEIPLADLPEPGPAPAGIAVRPFRPGDPRDARAAHRVVEDAFADWKARRMDFAEWAQHTVHRETFTPSAPRSRSRRPTAG; from the coding sequence ATGGCCCAGCCCCTCGTCCTGCCCGCCGGCTACACCGCCCGGGCGCTCGACCCGGAGCGCGACCTGCTCGACGTCCTCGACCTACTGACCACCTGTGAGTGGGCCCTGCACGGGGCCGGGGCGACCGAGGCCGACCGCGGCGAGGTCGCGGCGGTGCTGGCCCGCCCCGGCTTCGACCCCGCCGCCGACACCCTGCTGGTGCACGCCCCGGACGGGCGGCCGGCCGCCTGGGCGTGGAGCGACCGGCGCTGCGAGTGCCGGGTGCACCCCGCGCACCGCGGCCGCCGGATCGGCACCGCGCTGCTGGGCTGGATGGAGAGCCGGGCCGTCGAACAGGGCGTGGGCAAGCTCGTCCAGGTCGTCGCCGACCTCGACCCGGTCGGCCTGACCATGTTGCGCACCTACGGCTACCGGCCCAAGGGCGCCAGCTGGCTCCTGGAGATCCCCCTCGCCGACCTGCCCGAGCCCGGGCCCGCCCCCGCGGGCATCGCCGTCCGCCCGTTCCGCCCCGGCGACCCGCGGGACGCGCGCGCGGCGCACCGGGTCGTCGAGGACGCCTTCGCGGACTGGAAGGCGCGCCGGATGGACTTCGCGGAGTGGGCCCAACACACCGTCCACCGCGAGACGTTCACCCCGAGCGCTCCCCGCTCGCGGTCGCGGAGGCCGACGGCCGGGTGA